The genomic segment GGGCAAGGTAATTGCTGTCCCGGCTGAGTCGTTGGCGTAATTCGAACTCGTCATCCGGCGTATGACGCCGGACAATTGCTTCGACCGTGGTGCGAAATGCATCGGTGTTGCGACCCATCACCTTGATGGGAAACCGGCACGGGAATTCGAGCAGGGATTCAGTCATGGGACTGGCGCTGTTTATGGTACTGATACAGCTTGTATGTTTGTGCAAAAACAGTTCCGGGGCGGCCATCGCCAACGGCGCGGTCGTCAAGGGTGGTAACCGGCAGCAGTTCCCGCAGTGAACTGCACAGCCAGACCTCGTCGGCATCGCGCAGCTGTTGACGCGTGACGGTGCCAAAGCGGGCCTTTAGCCCGGCATTGCTTGCCAGCTCGAGTATAAGGTCGCGCGTAGTTCCCGGAAGTATCTCTGCGCCATCCTCGGGCGTAACGATAGCGTCGCCGAACACCGCGAACACGCTGCTGGCCGAACCTTCGGTGATGAAGTCGTCACGATACAGGATTGTCTCGGCTGCGCCGGCGTCCACGGCTTCCTGGCGCAGCAGCACGTTGGCAAGCAGCGAAACCGATTTGATGTCGCAGCGGGCCCAGCGCGAGTCCGGTCGCGTCACGGCCTTTACACCGTTGCTGATCATGCCAGGATCCAGCTGCGGCAGCGGACTGCACATGGCAAGCACGGTGGGCGCCGTGTTGGCAGGGAAGGCGTGATCCCGGTAGTCAGGTGCGCCACGCGTTATCTGGATGTAGACCGACACATCAGCAACGTCATTTTTTGCCACGATGCCGGTGATCAGCTCGTGCCAGCCGGCCGTGTCGAGCGGATCGTCGATGCGGATGGCAGCCAGACCGTTTTGTAACCGCGTAACATGACGCTGTGGCTCCAGCGGCTTGTGGTCAAAAACGGGAATGATTTCGTAGATTCCGTCGCCGTACAGAAAGCCGCGATCCAGCACGGACACCTTCGCGTCCTGCAGGCCGCAATAGCCGCCATTAAAATAAATTACGGGTAGCGGTCCGCGGGCAGTCATTCGAACCAGAGCATTACTTCATCGATCGCGCGGCGGATCAGGCTGCCACTTTCGACCGGGGCCAGCGGAAACAAGGCCGCTTTGGTAATGAGCTCATCACCGAGACTCACACGCAGCTGGCCAACCTCGCTGTCGGCGGCAAGCGGCGCCATGATGATCGATTGCAGGTCCATTTCGGCACTCAGTGATTCGTAATGGCCGCGGGGTATAGTCACAAAAATCTGTTCGCGCACGCCCAGTTCGACCTCGCGAGTGACACCCTTCCACACTTTTGCGGTTGTAATCGGTACCCCGGCTTCATAAAGCGAGTGGGTTTCGAAAAAACGAAAGCCGTAGTTGAGCAACGCCTGCGTCGCATCGGCGCGGGCCTTTTCGCTGCCGGTGCCCATGACAACGGCGACGAGGCGCGTGCCATCGCGTTCTGCGGACGCAACCAGGCAATAGCCGGCTGAATCGGTGTGCCCGGTCTTGACACCATCTACCGAATCGTCGCGCCACAGCAATGTATTGCGATTGTGCTGGGTAATGCCGTTGTAGGTGTATTCGCGTGCTGAGTACCAGCGATAGTATTCCGGGTATTCACGAATAATCGCTGCCGCAAGTATCGCGATATCGTGTGGCGTGGAAACGTGGCCGGGCGACGGCAGGCCGGTCGCGTTCGCAAAGGAGCTACTGTGCAGACCGAGCCTTTCGGCATACTGGTTCATCAGCTCGGCAAAGGTCTCTTCCGAGCCGGCAATGTGTTCAGCGAGAGCAATACTGGCATCGTTGCCCGACTGAATGATCATGCCCTGCAGTAATTCGCTGACCGCAACCCGTTTACGTTCTTCGATGAACATTCGTGAGCCCACCGCACGGTAGGCTTTGTTGCTCACTGTTACCTGTTCATCGAGTGCCAGCGTGCCGTTGGCGATTGCGCTGAATGCAATGTAGGCCGTCATCAGCTTGGTGATGCTGGCCGGCTCCAGCTGCTCGTCAGGGTTTTTGCTGGCGATCGCGTGGCCGCTGTTAAAGTCCATCAGGAAATACGCAGTGCCAGGCACCGGTGGCGGCGCCGGTACCGGTACATCGAAAGCTGATACGGGCTGCGCAATAAGGATCAGCAGCAATAAAGCGGTTCGCATAGTTGTTCCGAAAAAAAACTGTTCAGCCCGGAAGGGCGTTACTCGGTTACCAGGTGCGTGTCACTGATGCCGAGCGAATCCAGGCGGGCCATCAGGACATCATATTCCACCACGCCGGTAACCGGGCCGATCTGGACACGATAAACCGGGATCTCCTGCATGTATCCGCTGTTCACGCGGACACCGGTCAGGCCTGCATTGTACAGGCTGGCCTGCAGCCGTTGCGCATTGGCGACATCACCGAAGGCACCGACCTGTACGTAAAGACTGGTGGCCATATCGCTCTTGCGCCGCGCAGGATCCTGCACGCCTGCGGGAGGACTCGTCACCGTCGCGGGAGGGTTTGTCACCGTAGCGGGCGGGCTCGTCACCTTCGCGGGAGGGTTTGTCACCGTAGCGGGCGGGCTCGTCACCGTCGCGGGAGGGTTTGTCACCGTAGCGGGAGGAGGTGCAGGCGCTGCGGGCCGCGATGCGGCGGTAATTACCGCTGCCTCGGCCGGCGGATCGATCATCTCGACCTCGACCAGGGTAGTGCCGGCATCGACCATGCCAAGCCGCAGAGCCGCGGCATACGACAAGTCGATGAGCCGGTTTTTTACAAACGGCCCACGATCATTGACCTTGACGACGATTTCGGTGCCGTTGCGCAAATTGGTGACCCGCACCCAGGTCGGTAGCGGCAAGGTCTTGTGTGCGGCGGTGTACTGATACATGTCGTAGCGCTCGCCGTTGGCGGTTTTTCTGCCGTGAAATTTTCCGCCGTACCAGGATGCGACGCCACGTTCGCGATAGCCGGTGGCGTCTGTAATCGGGAAGTAACGTTGGCCGAGTACTTCGTATGGCGCGGTTTTTGCCGCGTTGTTTCCGGCAGGCCGTCGCGCTTCAGGCTGCGCTTCGGGCTGCGGCGGTGGCAGTGTAATCGGTGCGCCTGCGCAGCTGGCAACCAGTGCAGCACAGGTAATCAGTAAAAGTCGCACCGTCATTGCGTGTTAACCCGCATGCTGATTTCGGTGCTGAGATCACGAACCGCCATTGCGTACATAGTGCTGCGGTTGTAGCGCGTTATTACATAGAAGTTGTTGTATCCAACCCAGCGTTCGCGACCGTTTTCCTGCTCAAGCTCGAACATCAGTACCGGCATATCGTCATTAATTGCATAGCGTAAGGGAATGTCAGCCGCGCGCAGGTCGCCCGCGCGGTGAATAAGTTCAATCTTGTCGCCAAGAAATTGTGCGGCTTCAGCTTCGCCTGCTGCAACCTGTTCGGCGACCGGCTCGTTTCTGCGCCAGCCGAATTCATGCAGGTAGTTTGCAACACTGCCGATAACGTCGCGCCAGTCCTGCCACAGGTCGACCCGGCCGTCGCCGCTGCCGTCAACTGCATAGCGGCGGTAGCTGCTGGATATAAACTGCGGTGCGCCCATTGCGCCGGCATACGAACCTTGCGCCTGCAGCGGGTCGATCGCGTGTTCCCGGGTCAGTAGCAGAAACTGTTCGAGTTCGCTGCGAAAAAACTCGCTGCGTGGCGGGTAGGCAAAGGCCAGGGTAGCCAGCGCATCCAGGACGCGGTAGCCGCCCGAACGGTTGCCATAGTGTGTCTCTATACCCAGTATGGCCACGATGACGCCGGCGGGCACGCCACAGTCCGCGGCTACCTGTTCGAGGATTTCGCGATGCTCGCGCCAGAAGGCCACGCCGTCACTGATGCGGCGTTCATTAATAAACAGCCGGCGATATTCGTGCCACGGTTTAGCCTTCTCGGCCGGGCGGCTGATGGCATCGAGTATTGACTGCTTGCGTTGCGCCGCAGACACGATGTCCCGCACCCAGCCCGCATCGAGGTCGTGGCGATCCGCCACGGTGGTCACGAAGGAATCAATCTGCGGGGTATCAAAAGCAACGGACGCTGCGGGCAACAGCATGAAAGCCAGGCAGCACAGGGCGGTTTTCACGTCGATAGCAGTTTCCGATTGGTCTGGATAGACATGAGGATACCGAAACCGGCCATCAGGGTCACCATGGACGTGCCGCCATAGCTGACCAGTGGCAGCGGCACACCAACGACCGGTAACAGACCCGTTACCATGCCGGTGTTGACGAATACGTATACGAAGAAGGTCAGGCTGATCGCGCCGGCCAGCAAACGTGAAAAAGTGTTTGGTGCCTGGGCAGCTATCAGCAGGCCTCTGCCGATAATGAACACGTAGATCAACATCAGCACCAGGATACCGAGCAGCCCGAATTCCTCACCGAGGACCGCGAAGATAAAGTCGGTTGATCGTTCCGGCAGGAACTCGAGCTGGGCCTGGGTGCCGTTGTTCCAGCCTTTGCCAAAGATACCGCCTGATCCGATGGCGATATTCGACTGGATAATGTGGTAGCCGGCGCCGAGCGGGTCGCTTTCCGGGTTGAGAAAGGTCAGCACCCGCTGCTTCTGGTAGTCCTGCATGAACGCCCACAGCACGGGACCGCTGGCAAGAGCGGTCGCGCCGGCAATCAGGATCAGCCCCAGCGGCAAACCGGACAGCAGCACGACAATAATGCCGGACGCGGCGATCAGCAGTGCGGTACCGAGGTCAGGCTGCATACCTATCAGCACCGTCGGAACGCCCACCAGGATTGCCACTGCCAGCAACGGCCCAAGGGACGGCGGCAGCGGACGATGGTGCAGGTACCAGGCCCCTGCCATTGGCAGCGCAAATTTCATTATTTCTGACGGCTGGAAGCGTATTACGCCCACGTCCAGCCAGCGCTGCGCTCCTTTTCCTATATCACCGCCTACCAATACCGCGAACAGCAGCAACAGCGCGAGCAGATAGATCCACGGTGCCCACAACCGCAGGAAATGTGGCGAGATCTGTGCAACCAGGAACAGAGCCAGCAGTGAAATGCCAAAACGCACCGCCTGCTTGATAACGATTGCTGAATCCTGGCCGGAAGCGCTGTACAGCACAAACATCCCGATGATCGCAACGGCGATCAATGCCGCGAGCAATGGACCGTCAAGGTGCATTTGCCGCAATGTGCGGCCGACGATGCCAAGCGGGCGCGCATCCCTGAAGCTTTCGGCCTCGGCAAAAATCATGGCTGCGGCACCGCCCGGTCGGCAACTACACCGGCGCTGCCAATCATCCAGGCATCGAGCATTGCGCGTGCCGCAGGCGCAGCTGCCGAGGCCCCGCTGCCGGCATTTTCAATCACCACCGCCAGGGCAATCTGCGGCTCATCAATTGGCGCGAATGCTATAAACAGGGCGTGATGACGCAGGCGTTCGTCGACCAGTTCTTCATCGTATTCATCATCCTGGGCGATCGTGAATACCTGTGCGGTACCGGTTTTGCCAGCAATGCGATAGCCAAGGCCGGGGCTTATGGCCATTGCGGTTCCATGTTCGCCGTGCACAACATCGGTCATGCCGGCAATTACGGTTGCCCAGTGCCTGGCGTTCGTTACCGGAACCGGCTCAAGTTGTCGCGGCGCTTTTTCGATCAGTTCTCCGGTCAGCGGGTCACGTACCGCCCTGATGAGGTGTGGCTGGTAGCGCTTTCCACGTGCCGCGATGACTGCCGTCGCCTGCGCCAGCTGCAGCGGCGTTGTCAGCATGAAGCCCTGACCGATACCGGTTATCAGCGTCTCGCCGGGAAACCACACCTGTTCACTGCGTTCGCTGAACGCGGTTCGTTTCCACTGGCGCGATGGCATGAGACCGCTTTTCTCGCCGCGGATATCAATGCCTGTCGGCTGGCCAATGCCGAAGTAGCTCATGAACTCATGCATGCGGTCGATTCCAAGCTCGAGCGCAAGCTCATAAAAATAGACATCACATGATTGTTCGATTGCAGAATTGAGATTTATTTCGCCGTGACCCTCTTTTTTCCAGTCACGGTAACGATGATCGTCACCGGGCAGCATGAAATAGCCAGGGCAAATCAGTTCATCATGAGTACTGCGTATCGAGTAGTGCAGTGCGGCCAGCGCCAGAATTGGCTTTATTGTGGAGCCCGGTGGGTAGTGGCCGCGCAATGCGCGATTGAACAGCGGTTTGTCCGGGTCGCCGGACAGACGGTCGAACTGCGCACGTGTCAGGCCCTCGCCAAACAGGTTGGGGTCGTAGCCGGGCGAACTGACCAGCGCCAGGATGCCGCCGCTGCCGGGGTCGATCGCGACGGCTGCGCCCCGCGAACCTGCCAGGGCCTGCTCTGCCGCGCGCTGCAGGGTGGCATCGAGTGTAAGGATAATGTCGTGACCCGGGTCCGGTGTGGCGCCGGGTAACGCCTGCAATGCGCGACCCTGGGCGTTGACGATGACCTGCTGGTGGCCAACGGTGCCGTGCAGCGTTGGCTCAAAGGCCTGCTCGACGCCCACTTTGCCGATATGCGTGGTGCCGGCGTAGTCATTGTTGTCGACCCGGCGCAGGTCATCCGGGTCGATGGCGCCAACGTAGCCAACCGCATGCACGGCCAGCGTGTCGGCCGGGTAGTGGCGCGCCAGCCGGGCGCGAATATCGACGCCGGGAAAATGTGGCCGTTGCACGGCGAAGCGTGCCACCTCGTCATCGGCGAGCCGGTAACGTAAGGGCACGGCTTCGAAACGCCGCCGCTTTCTGATCTGGTTGCGAATGTCGGGCATATCTTCGGCGGCGATCAGCTGTTGCAGTTGCAGTGCTTCGATAGTGGCTTCGGGGTCGCCGGCCTGTTCCGGTATCAATTCGAGCTGGTAAGCGGGCAGGTTTTCTGCCAGCAGGATGCCGTTGCGATCGAATATCAGCCCGCGCGTTGGCGGTACCGGCTCGATACGTATCCTGTTGCCGTGCGACAACTCACGATAGTGATCAAAGTTAATGACCTGCAGAAATATGAGACGCACCAGAAGCAGTGCGATAAGCAACAAACCGACAACGCCGGCAACCATCAAACGGGTACTGAAAATGCGCTGTTCGCGCCAGTGATCTTTCAGTTGTCCGGCTCGCAATGCCATCGTTATACCGTCCGTGAGGTGTCACGCGCCTGGCGAATGCGGTGCAGTGCAGAGCTGACCAGCGGCCAGAATGCCGCGCTGCCGGGCACACTGAGCCAGCGCCGCCAGTCACTGCCAGGCTCGCCGGTCACACCGTCTACCCAGAACAGCAGGAATTCGTAAAGCGCCACCAGCATGAATACGGTCGCCGTCTGCTGGGCGATTGGAAATACCCGCACTCTCAGATGCAACTGCATCGACAAAAACGCCACTACGGTCAGCGCAAGTGCATGCTGGCCCAGCAAGACGCCGCGCAGCGTATCGAGCATCAGGCCAACCAGCCAGGCAGCGAGCAGACCGACCCGCTGCGGCTCGTACATCAGCCAGTAGATCACTACCAGCGCCAGCCACGAGGGGCGCCAGGGCTGTGCCCATCCCGGAAGCGGCACCAGGGTAAGAACCAGTCCCGCAAGTATCGACAGCAACAGCGCAGGCCACAGGCGGTCCGGGTTGCTCATCGTTCCGCCGCCTCACGTGCGTCCGGCGTGGGCACTTCGGTGGTTGACCAGACCAGTAATACCTCGCGATTGCGATTCAGGGCTGCCGCCGGTTGTGCACGCACCGTAGCAAACGGGCTGGCGGGGTCTCGCGTGATTGAGGAAATTGTTGCAACCGGGTAGCCGGGTGGAAAGTTGCCGCCCAACCCCGACGAGACCAGCAGATCGCCAACCTCAACGTCTGCATTGTTTGGCAGAAACGGCAGGCTCAGCGAAGCCGGGTCACCGGTACCAACGGCGATTGTGCGCAGTCCGTTGCGATTGATCTGCACTGGTACAGCATGGCTGGCGTCGCTTATCAGTATCGCTTCTGAACTTACCGGGCTGGTGTGCGTGATCTGACCGACAATTCCGTTTGCGTCGAGCAATGGTTGGCCGCGATACGCGCCATGCACCGTGCCCTTGTTGATGACAATATGTTGGCGCAGCGGGTCGAGATCGACCGCCATAATCTCGCTCACCAGCACGCGGTCTGCAACGCGGGCCGAGGATTCCATCAGTGCCCGCAGTCGGCGATTTTCTGCGAGTAATGACTCGAGTCGTTGCAGGCGCGCCGCGTTTTCGAGGCTGTCGGTCCGCAGTCGTTCATTTTCGGAAAGCAGCTGTCGCCTCAAGGTAAAACTCTCGCCGACCCAGTTGATGGCTACAAACGGCAGGTCAACGGCAACCCGCACCGGATGCAGCATCAGCGAAAGCGAGCTGCGTATGGCGTCGAGATGGCCGGCGCGAAAGTCCAGCATCATGAAAACGATTGCCAGCAGCACCAGCAGGCCGCAGCGGACTGCCGGCGATGGCCCGCGCAGGAACAGCGGTTTGATTTCTGTTTTTCTGAGATCGATCACTGCCGGCGTTCACCGCTGCTTGCTGCGGCGAACATATTACACTGTAACGGCTTGATTGGTGGCGAATTAGTCGAGGGCAAACATTGCCGCGCCGTGCTCGTCCATCAGTTCGAGGACGCGACCGCCGCCACGCGCAACACAGGTCAGCGGATCGTCCGCTACCACCACCGGCAGGCCGGTTTCTTCCATCAGCAGCTTGTCCAGGTCCTTCAGCATGGCGCCACCCCCGGTCAGCACTATGCCGCGCTCGGCTACATCGGCGCCGAGTTCGGGTGGTGTCTGCTCGAGCGCGCCCTTGACCGCGCCGACGATGCCCTGCAGCGGTTCCTGCAACGCCTCGAGTATCTCGTTGCTGTTGAGCGTGAAGCTGCGTGGTACGCCTTCGGAAAGGTTACGGCCTTTCACTGAAATTTCGCGTACCTCTTCACCGGGGTACGCCGATCCGATTTCGTGCTTGATGCGCTCCGCGGTTGCTTCACCAATGAGTATGCCGTAGTTGCGGCGCACATAATTTGTTATTGCTTCGTCAAACCGGTCACCACCAACGCGTACGGATGCAGCGTACACAATACCGTTGAGTGAAATGACGGCAACTTCGGAAGTGCCACCGCCGATGTCGAGTACCATTGACCCGCGTGCTTCGTGTACCGGCATGCCGGCGCCGATCGCGGCAGCCATCGGTTCCTGTATCAGGTAAACCTTGCGTGCACCGGCGCTCTCTGCCGATTCGCGAATAGCGCGTCGCTCAACTTCGGTTGCACCGTAAGGAACGCAGACGAGCACGCGTGGACTGGGGCGAAAGTAGCGACTGCCGTGCGCGCGCTTGATGAAGTACTGCAGCATCTTCTCGGTAACAACAAAGTCAGCGATGACGCCATCTTTCAATGGTCGTATCGCCGTGATGTTGCCGGGGGTGCGGCCGAGCATGTTTTTGGCTTCGATACCAACGGCCTGAATCGACTTGCCACCGCGACCCGATTCCTCACGTATCGCGACAACGGACGGCTCATTCAGAACGATTCCGCGACCGCGAACGTAGATAAGCGTATTGGCTGTCCCCAGGTCGATCGAGAGATCGTTGGAGAAGTAACCCATCAGGTTTTTAATCATGTGCAGCTGTCGACCCGCCGGTGGGTGCAAAAAACAGCTTAATCTAGCAACGGGGGCGACAATGGGCAAGGCGCAATGTATGATAGCGCGCTGCCAAATTCAGGGTTTTCAGGGGACATTCACGATGTCGCTCACACGCGAGGATGTCGAAAAAATTGCATGGCTGGCACGGCTCGAAATCGCTGATGACGAGATGTCGGGATTTGTTACGACGCTGTCCAACATCATCGAGTTTGTCGAGCAGCTGTCTGCCGCACCCACGGATGACGTGATCCCGATGGCGCACCCGCTGGACATGAGCCAGCGGTTGCGCGCCGATGAGGTGACAGAGACTGACGAGCGCGACCGCTTCCAGGGCAACGCTCCGGCCGTAGAGGCCGGCCTGTACCTGGTGCCGCGTGTAATCGAGTAATCTGATGCATACGCAGACACTTGCAGAGCTGTCGGCCGGTCTTGCCGCCGGGGATTTCAGCAGCGTTGAACTGACCCGGCATTACCTGGAGCGGGTCGGGCAGCACAACAGCCTCAATGCATTTATCACGGTGACCGCGGATCAGGCCCTTGATTCGGCGGCAGCAGCCGATGCGGCCCGCGCCAGCGGCGCGGCCGGCCCTCTCACCGGCATCCCTCTGGCGCACAAGGATATTTTCTGCACCAGCGGCGTCCTGACCAGCTGTGGCTCGAAAATACTGTCCAACTTCGTCTCGCCGTATGACGCGACCGTGGTCAGCCGCCTGGCAGACGCCGGTATGGTGATGATTGGCAAGACAAATATGGATGAGTTCGCGATGGGTTCGTCCAACGAGACCTCGTGGTACGGGCCCTGTCTCAATCCCTGGGACACGACCCGGGTGCCGGGTGGCTCATCCGGCGGTTCGGCCAGTGCCGTGGCGGCACGACTGGTTCCGGTAGCGACGGGCACCGATACCGGCGGCTCGATTCGCCAGCCCGCCGCGCTGACGGGAATTACCGGTATCAAGCCAACCTACGGGCGTGTTTCGCGCTACGGGATGATCGCCTTTGCTTCCAGTCTCGACCAGGGCGGCATACTCAGCGCCACCGCGGAAGATGCGGCAATGGTCCTGACGGCCATGGCCGGCTTCGATCGGCGCGATTCAACCAGCGTGGACGCACCGGTACCGGATTACCGTTCCGGGCTGGAAGCAGATATTTCCGGGTTGAAGATCGGCGTGCCCGGACAGTTTTTCAGCGCCGGGCTGGACCCGGCCGTGGAGCAGGTTGTGCGCAATGCGCTCGACGTGTATGTCGGGATGGGGGCGCAGCTGGTAGAAGTGGAGCTGCCCAATCTTGACCTGTCGGTGCCAACTTACTATGTGGTGGCGCCCGCCGAAGCTTCCTCGAACCTGTCGCGCTTCGACGGCGTGCGTTTTGGTTATCGCAGCGAGAGTGCAAAAAATCTGCACGAGTTGTACTGCAAGAGTCGCGGCGAGGGCTTCGGCGCCGAGGTCAAGCGCAGGATCATGACCGGTACCTATGCGCTGTCGGCGGGTTACTACGATGCCTATTACCTGAAGGCGCAAAAAGTACGGCAGCTTATTGCCGATGATTTTCGCGCAGCTTTTGACAAGGTAGATGTGATCATGGGTCCGACAGCACCGACGGTTGCTTTCGGTATTGGTGACAAGGCCGATGACCCGATCACCATGTACCTCAATGATATCTACACCATCGCCGCGAACCTGGCAGGGCTGCCCGGCATGTCGGTTCCCTGTGGCATGGCCGGTGGCCTGCCGGCCGGGCTGCAGATAATTGCGGGACATTTTGCCGAAGAGCTACTGCTGAAGGTGGCGCATCATTACCAGCGTGAAACCGACTGGCATCGCCGCATACCCGAGGGTTTCGGGGCATGACGTGGGAAGTGGTCATAGGTCTCGAGGTGCATGCGCAGCTGCGCACGGACAGCAAGATTTTTTCCGCTGCCTCAACCGAATTCGGCGCGGCACCCAACACCCAGGCGTGCGCGGTCGATCTGGGCTATCCCGGTGTGCTGCCGGTATTGAACGGTGTGGCGGCGCGTATGGCGGTAAAGTTTGGCCTGGCGGTCGACGCGAAGATTGCACCGCGCTCGGTCTTCGCCCGTAA from the Gammaproteobacteria bacterium genome contains:
- a CDS encoding DUF493 domain-containing protein, whose amino-acid sequence is MTESLLEFPCRFPIKVMGRNTDAFRTTVEAIVRRHTPDDEFELRQRLSRDSNYLALSFTINATSQEQLDGLYRELSGSELVLFAL
- a CDS encoding D-amino acid aminotransferase, which encodes MTARGPLPVIYFNGGYCGLQDAKVSVLDRGFLYGDGIYEIIPVFDHKPLEPQRHVTRLQNGLAAIRIDDPLDTAGWHELITGIVAKNDVADVSVYIQITRGAPDYRDHAFPANTAPTVLAMCSPLPQLDPGMISNGVKAVTRPDSRWARCDIKSVSLLANVLLRQEAVDAGAAETILYRDDFITEGSASSVFAVFGDAIVTPEDGAEILPGTTRDLILELASNAGLKARFGTVTRQQLRDADEVWLCSSLRELLPVTTLDDRAVGDGRPGTVFAQTYKLYQYHKQRQSHD
- a CDS encoding D-alanyl-D-alanine carboxypeptidase, with protein sequence MRTALLLLILIAQPVSAFDVPVPAPPPVPGTAYFLMDFNSGHAIASKNPDEQLEPASITKLMTAYIAFSAIANGTLALDEQVTVSNKAYRAVGSRMFIEERKRVAVSELLQGMIIQSGNDASIALAEHIAGSEETFAELMNQYAERLGLHSSSFANATGLPSPGHVSTPHDIAILAAAIIREYPEYYRWYSAREYTYNGITQHNRNTLLWRDDSVDGVKTGHTDSAGYCLVASAERDGTRLVAVVMGTGSEKARADATQALLNYGFRFFETHSLYEAGVPITTAKVWKGVTREVELGVREQIFVTIPRGHYESLSAEMDLQSIIMAPLAADSEVGQLRVSLGDELITKAALFPLAPVESGSLIRRAIDEVMLWFE
- a CDS encoding septal ring lytic transglycosylase RlpA family protein — translated: MTVRLLLITCAALVASCAGAPITLPPPQPEAQPEARRPAGNNAAKTAPYEVLGQRYFPITDATGYRERGVASWYGGKFHGRKTANGERYDMYQYTAAHKTLPLPTWVRVTNLRNGTEIVVKVNDRGPFVKNRLIDLSYAAALRLGMVDAGTTLVEVEMIDPPAEAAVITAASRPAAPAPPPATVTNPPATVTSPPATVTNPPAKVTSPPATVTNPPATVTSPPAGVQDPARRKSDMATSLYVQVGAFGDVANAQRLQASLYNAGLTGVRVNSGYMQEIPVYRVQIGPVTGVVEYDVLMARLDSLGISDTHLVTE
- the mltB gene encoding lytic murein transglycosylase B translates to MKTALCCLAFMLLPAASVAFDTPQIDSFVTTVADRHDLDAGWVRDIVSAAQRKQSILDAISRPAEKAKPWHEYRRLFINERRISDGVAFWREHREILEQVAADCGVPAGVIVAILGIETHYGNRSGGYRVLDALATLAFAYPPRSEFFRSELEQFLLLTREHAIDPLQAQGSYAGAMGAPQFISSSYRRYAVDGSGDGRVDLWQDWRDVIGSVANYLHEFGWRRNEPVAEQVAAGEAEAAQFLGDKIELIHRAGDLRAADIPLRYAINDDMPVLMFELEQENGRERWVGYNNFYVITRYNRSTMYAMAVRDLSTEISMRVNTQ
- the rodA gene encoding rod shape-determining protein RodA, with translation MHLDGPLLAALIAVAIIGMFVLYSASGQDSAIVIKQAVRFGISLLALFLVAQISPHFLRLWAPWIYLLALLLLFAVLVGGDIGKGAQRWLDVGVIRFQPSEIMKFALPMAGAWYLHHRPLPPSLGPLLAVAILVGVPTVLIGMQPDLGTALLIAASGIIVVLLSGLPLGLILIAGATALASGPVLWAFMQDYQKQRVLTFLNPESDPLGAGYHIIQSNIAIGSGGIFGKGWNNGTQAQLEFLPERSTDFIFAVLGEEFGLLGILVLMLIYVFIIGRGLLIAAQAPNTFSRLLAGAISLTFFVYVFVNTGMVTGLLPVVGVPLPLVSYGGTSMVTLMAGFGILMSIQTNRKLLST
- the mrdA gene encoding penicillin-binding protein 2, which produces MALRAGQLKDHWREQRIFSTRLMVAGVVGLLLIALLLVRLIFLQVINFDHYRELSHGNRIRIEPVPPTRGLIFDRNGILLAENLPAYQLELIPEQAGDPEATIEALQLQQLIAAEDMPDIRNQIRKRRRFEAVPLRYRLADDEVARFAVQRPHFPGVDIRARLARHYPADTLAVHAVGYVGAIDPDDLRRVDNNDYAGTTHIGKVGVEQAFEPTLHGTVGHQQVIVNAQGRALQALPGATPDPGHDIILTLDATLQRAAEQALAGSRGAAVAIDPGSGGILALVSSPGYDPNLFGEGLTRAQFDRLSGDPDKPLFNRALRGHYPPGSTIKPILALAALHYSIRSTHDELICPGYFMLPGDDHRYRDWKKEGHGEINLNSAIEQSCDVYFYELALELGIDRMHEFMSYFGIGQPTGIDIRGEKSGLMPSRQWKRTAFSERSEQVWFPGETLITGIGQGFMLTTPLQLAQATAVIAARGKRYQPHLIRAVRDPLTGELIEKAPRQLEPVPVTNARHWATVIAGMTDVVHGEHGTAMAISPGLGYRIAGKTGTAQVFTIAQDDEYDEELVDERLRHHALFIAFAPIDEPQIALAVVIENAGSGASAAAPAARAMLDAWMIGSAGVVADRAVPQP
- the mreD gene encoding rod shape-determining protein MreD, translated to MSNPDRLWPALLLSILAGLVLTLVPLPGWAQPWRPSWLALVVIYWLMYEPQRVGLLAAWLVGLMLDTLRGVLLGQHALALTVVAFLSMQLHLRVRVFPIAQQTATVFMLVALYEFLLFWVDGVTGEPGSDWRRWLSVPGSAAFWPLVSSALHRIRQARDTSRTV
- the mreC gene encoding rod shape-determining protein MreC produces the protein MIDLRKTEIKPLFLRGPSPAVRCGLLVLLAIVFMMLDFRAGHLDAIRSSLSLMLHPVRVAVDLPFVAINWVGESFTLRRQLLSENERLRTDSLENAARLQRLESLLAENRRLRALMESSARVADRVLVSEIMAVDLDPLRQHIVINKGTVHGAYRGQPLLDANGIVGQITHTSPVSSEAILISDASHAVPVQINRNGLRTIAVGTGDPASLSLPFLPNNADVEVGDLLVSSGLGGNFPPGYPVATISSITRDPASPFATVRAQPAAALNRNREVLLVWSTTEVPTPDAREAAER
- a CDS encoding rod shape-determining protein translates to MIKNLMGYFSNDLSIDLGTANTLIYVRGRGIVLNEPSVVAIREESGRGGKSIQAVGIEAKNMLGRTPGNITAIRPLKDGVIADFVVTEKMLQYFIKRAHGSRYFRPSPRVLVCVPYGATEVERRAIRESAESAGARKVYLIQEPMAAAIGAGMPVHEARGSMVLDIGGGTSEVAVISLNGIVYAASVRVGGDRFDEAITNYVRRNYGILIGEATAERIKHEIGSAYPGEEVREISVKGRNLSEGVPRSFTLNSNEILEALQEPLQGIVGAVKGALEQTPPELGADVAERGIVLTGGGAMLKDLDKLLMEETGLPVVVADDPLTCVARGGGRVLELMDEHGAAMFALD
- the gatC gene encoding Asp-tRNA(Asn)/Glu-tRNA(Gln) amidotransferase subunit GatC translates to MSLTREDVEKIAWLARLEIADDEMSGFVTTLSNIIEFVEQLSAAPTDDVIPMAHPLDMSQRLRADEVTETDERDRFQGNAPAVEAGLYLVPRVIE